The genomic stretch CCTGCGCTGCTCGAAAAAATGAAGGAATATGCGGCCGTTCATTTTGAAACAGAAGAATCCTACATGAAGCGCAACAACTATCCGGGGCTGGAAGCACACAAGCTCAAACACGTCCGATTCAAGAAGGACGTGGAAGAATTCCAGCAAAAGAAATACGAAAAGACCAACTTGTCCAAACTCTTCGTCTATCTGAGCAGGTGGCTGACGCGGCACATCATGGACGAAGACAAACGCTATACCGTTTACATGCGCTCAAAAGCCTAGGCTCCGGCCTTCACTGGGTTTCGCCATTTGAGACCTAAGATAGAAAACCGCTATAAAAACGAAAAAGGACTTATCGAATAAATCGATAAGTCCTTGAAATTTTTGGCGGGCTATACAAGATTCGAACTTGTGACCTCTTGCTCCGGAGGCAAGCACTCTATCCAACTGAGCTAATAGCCCGCGCGAACGATGTAGCTATCCTCACCATACACCTTTGTCAAGGATACTTGAAGGATGATTTTACTGAGTTCACCATCTTACTGGTGGCCGGGATACCGCGTAAACAAAAGGTTCTTGCGGATAAATCTAAAAAAAGTCTATAAGAGTTCTGATGCCGGGCAAGAAGCACTTGCAGCCTCCTTCCCGAGCAATACGAGGAATAAATGAACAAAAAACGAATCATATTGGCCGTAACAGGCGCCAGTGGAAGCATTTATGCCATCCGACTTGCCAAGGCGCTTGGCAACATGGATAACGTTGAGCTTCACGTCATTGTATCCGATGCAGCCGTTCAGGTACTGACGCTGGAAACAGACGAGTCCATAGAAGCAATCACCGGGAACGCCCACGCCGTTCACCATGCCGCAAACATTGCCGCGCCACCGGCCAGCGGATCATGGCAACATGATGGCATGATTATCTGCCCGTGCTCCATGGCAAGCCTGTCAGCGGTTGCAACCGGCTTCGGCCACAATCTCATCCACAGGGCCGCCGATGTGGCACTCAAGGAAGGTAAACCGCTGGTGCTGGTGCCAAGAGAGACTCCGTTGAGTACCATCCATCTCAATAATATGCTCACAGCCCGTCAGGCCGGGGCCACGATTGTCCCTGCGAGTCCGGGGTTTTACCACGGTCCGAAAACCATTGAAGACCTTGCCGATCAACTGGCCGGCAAGATACTCGACCAATTGGACATTCCCCACACGCTGTACAAGCGCTGGGGCGAACAGGAGGATTAGCAATGGAACTGACTTGGTTCGGTCACTCGAATTTTCGACTCAAAGCCGGCGACGCGACCATCCTTATCGACCCGTTTTTCGTCGGCAATCCTTCATCGCCGACCACGTACAAAGAGATTGAAGAGTGCGATCTCATTCTCGTGACCCATGACCATGCCGATCATATCGGTCAAACCCTTGAGCTTGCCGTCAAACACGACGCCGAGGTCGTGGCGATCTTTGATATCATTCAATCGCTGCTTCCCATGGGACTGCCTGAGCATCTGGGTGTCGGCATGAATATCGGCGGCACGGTTGAGCGATGCGGTATTTCAATAAAGATGGTGCAGGCGCTGCATTCCTCCGTCAACGGCGTACCGGTGGGATTCATCCTCACCCTGCCCGACGGGACATGCATTTACAATTCGGGCGACACAGGACTGTTTGGCGATATGGAACTGTTCGCGAAGTTCCACGATATCGATATCGCCATGCTGCCCATAGGTGGTCGATTCACCATGGATGCGCAGGAAGCGGCCTACGCCTGTTCACTGCTCAAATGCGACACGCTCATCCCCATGCACTGGGGAACATGGCCCATTTTAGACAAGAACACCAAAGCCATGCGGGAACAACTGGCACTCTATGCGCCGGACACCAGGATGAAGGAAGTCCCCATCGGGGAACCTGTCACCCTGTAGTTTGATCAATGCCGTAGACTTTGCAAGGCCGAGTGAATCTGCTCGGCCTTTTTCTTGCCCACGCCTGGTAGCTCGCGGATCTCAGCCAAAGAAGCCCCGGTCATTGAGGCGAGGGAGCCGAAACGATCCCAAAGGAGTCGAGCGGTTTTGGGTCCGACACCGGACAATGATGTCAGTTGGCTGTTCAACACAGTCTTCTTGCGCGAACGGCGCTGCTTGCCCAGTACGAATCGATGGGCAGTATCTCGCACCATCTGCAAAAAGAGCAACTCGGGACTCCCGCCCTTCAACGGCATGGGATTCTTACGCCCCGGGCGAAAGATCAGATCATCCAACTCACCGGCGCGACGGGACGGACCTTTGGCAATTGCCGCCAATTCCCAGCACATATCATCAACGCACTCGGTAAGGGCGGCTTCCACGGCAGAAAGTTGTCCGCGCCCTCCATCAATAAGCACGAGGTCAGGCCACGGCGGCCCGGATTCCACACGCCGCTTTGCCCAGGCTCCAAGCGCTGCATAGTCATCGCTGCTCCCCTCCAGTTCAGGGAAGGAGTAGATACGGGAAGCCTCCTTGTTGCGCCGCCCATCTTCAAACACCACCTGCCCGACACGCATATCTTTTCCGCCAAGATGAGAAGCATCAACGCATTCAATACGAAACGGCTCCACGCCAAGCTTAAGCTTCTTCATTAGGCGGACACTGATGGTATCTTTCTTTTCCTTTGCCTGAAACGCTACGGCCCGTGCCAACTCCAACAACTTCTTCTCTTGAGAAGAACGCGGTGGAGCGATACGCACCGGCGCGTTTCTGCGCTCTGCCAACACTTCGGAAAGCAGTGTTTCTTCAACATCGTGTGGTGCAACAATCACTGACGGGATAAACCGCCCCTTGCCATAAAACTGCAACAGGAAACTCTGGACCACCTCCGGCCCTTCTTCCAGTGTCAGCCCCGGCCAGAAAAACTGTTTCTGGTCGAGCAGGCGGCCCTGCCGAACAAAGAGCAATCCCAAACCGAGGCCATCATCCGTCTGGGCCAGCCCAACGATATCCCGGTCGCGGTTATCATGAATGACCGCCACCTGCCCTTCAACCGTCTTCTTGATGGCCCGTATCTGATCCCGAAGCTCCGCCGCCTTTTCGAATGCCAAATCTTTTGACGCCGCTTCCATACGCTTCTCCAGCGTACTGACCAGTTCACTGGATTTACCAGACAGCAGCATCTCCACCCGCCGGACATAATCATTATATAGGTCACGATCCACATCGAGCACACAGGGTCCCAGGCACTGGTGAATATCATAATATAGACATGGGCGGACCCGGTTGTTGAAAGCGTGGTCCGAACACTTGCGCAAGGGAAACACCTTGCCAAGAAGCTTGCGCGTGGACCGGGCTGCAGCGCCGGAGGTAAAGGGACCGAAATAGACCGCGCCGTCGCGAAGCACCTTGCGTGTCACGGTCAACCGAGGGAACCGAGACTGCTTGTCGAGCTTGAAAAGAACGTACTGTTTATCGTCCTTCAATACGACGTTATATCGAGGTCGATGCTTCTTGATCAGGCCCGACTCCAAAAGCAGAGCTTCCTTCTCAGTCGCAGTCAGAAGCACATCCACTTTGCGAACCTTGGCGACCAAAGCTTTTGTTTTGGGTGTATGTCCAGTGCTCTTCTGAAAGTAGGAGGCAAGCCTGCGCCGAAGACGTTTGGCCTTTCCCACATAGATGATCGTTCCCCGGTCATTCTTCATTAAATAGACGCCGGGTGTGTCCGGATAATCAGCGGCAAAAAATTTGAACTGTGTACTCATGGCAGTGTGTTTTTTTTTCGACAAAATTTGTTTCAAAAAGACTCTACAGCATTTGGGCTACAAAATCACCCAACTCTCAATCTAAATAAACACAATAAAATCAGATAAATGAAAACACAGAGAAAGAAGTGTGGTCAAATTTTTTGTACGGTATAAAAATTTTTACCCACCCCATCTTTTTTGCCGATTCCCCTTGCAAAAGCAAAAAGGAACAGGTAAACGAAGTATCAGTTTAAGGCGTTCACTCGGTGAAAACCGCAAAAAAAGGAAGATTTATTATGAAACGTTTGATCATGCTCGCAGTGCTTTGCGCCTTCGTTCTCGGCGCTTCCGCTGCTTCTGCCGCAGACCTCAAGGTCTCCGGTGCTTTCGTGACTGACGCTGCCTGGATGGGCGGCTGGGACTTCGATGACGAAGCAGACTCTTCTGCTTTTGACCTGAAGACTCGTATGGATCTCGTCTTCCAGGTCGTCGCTTCTGAAGACCTGAAAGCAGTTTTCTACACTCGTACCGACGCTCTCTGGGGCCAGGACGAGTTCGCAGCTGGTGCAACTGATGCTGCTATTGGCGTCCGCCGTGTATACCTCGACTTCAACTACGCTGGCGTTAACTTCAAGACCGGTTTCCTGCCTGTCACCCTTCCTAACGAAGTTGGTGGCTCCCTGATCCTGGACGAAGAAGTTACTGCTGTAGTTGCTTCCGGTGCTTTCACCGAGAACGTTGACTACATGGGCGCTTACATTCGTGTTGACTCTGAAGCTGGCGATACTAACCTTACCTCCAATGCTCAGTTCGACGTTTACGCTGCTGCTCTGCCCGTTACCTTCGATGGTTTCGGCATGACCCCGTTCGTTGCTTACGGCAACATCGGCGACAACAACAGCATCACCGATCCTGATGGTGACGACGAGACTGCTGGCCTCGAAGATGCTTCCGCTTACTGGCTCGGTACCACCTACGCTGTCAACGCTTTCGACCCCATCGTCGTAAAAGGTGACATCAACTACGGTAACCTCGACGCTGACGGCGAAGCTAACGACGCTTCCGGTTGGGCTTTCACCCTGGACGTTGCCTACACCGGCATGGACATGATGACCCCCGAAGCTTACTTCGTTTACACCTCCGGTGAAGACGATGACACCACCGACGGTTCCGAGCGTCTGCCCCAGATCGATCCCGACTGGGCTATCGGTACCTTCTTCTTCGGCGGTGACTACTTCCTGCAGGGTTCCATTGATGAAGAAGTCCTCGGTTTCTGGGCCCTCGGTGCTCAGTTGAACGACATCGCTTCCTTTGCTGAAGGTCTGACTCACCAGGCTATCGTCATCTACGCTCAGGGTACCAACGACGAAGACTGGGCTAAGACCCAGGATTTCGATGGCCGCACCCTGTCCGAAGAAGACTCCCTGATCGAGCTCGACTTCAACACCTACTACAAGCTGATGGACGAACTGACTGTTGGTCTGGAACTCGGCTACCTGAACCTCGACGCTGATAAAGACGTTTGGGGCGAAGATGGTGGTTCCGCTTACAAGGTCAGCACCGGTATCGCTTACGCTTTCTAAGCTAGCTTAGAAAACGAACTTACCTTTCACCTAAGTGACGCCAAGGGCCGGGGAGTGCAAACCCCGGCCCTTTTTCTTTGCCTCCTCATTTTCTCGACTTTTGAACCACTCTCATATATACACATCCCCCTCGGGGATCAGGCGGCTGCCCCCGTAATACCACCTATCCGAAAAGGCTGAATCGAGGTCATCATGCCCTGCAGAAAACTGACATACGACACATCGGCTGACTGGGCTCCCATAGCCGATTGGCTGGAAAAACGAAAAGATCCGGACACCAAGGTCGACGGCATCGTCCGCGACATACTGGAAAATGTCCGACTGAACGGCGATAGTGCCATCGCCGAATACACCTGCAAATTTGACTGTGAATCTTTCACGGCTGATCGCTTGAAAGTCCCTACCGAGGCCATCTCCGCTGCCCTTGAAGCGATTCCTCAGTCCGATGTTGCCATCCTCGAAGAGGCAATTGATCGCATTCGTACATTCCATGCCAACCAGAAAGAGAAATCCTGGTGGACCACCAGTGATGACGGCACCATTCTCGGCCAGATGGTTCGCCCGGTTGATCGTGTTGGACTCTATGTTCCTGGTGGTCAGGGTGGCGAAACACCGCTCATCTCAAGCCTGATCATGAACGCCATTCCGGCACAGGTCGCCGGGGTTGAGTCCATTGCTGTGACGTCCCCGCCGCGAGCCGATGGCACGCTGAATCCTTACATACTTGCCACAGCAGCTCTCTTGGGACTGGACGAACTCTACCTCGCCGGTTCAGCATGGGCCATCGCCGCTCTTGCCTACGGCACCGAAACCATTCAGCCCTGTGACGTACTGGCCGGGCCAGGTAATATTTTTGTTGCAACTGCCAAGGCACAACTGATCGGACAGATTGGTATCGACATGGTTGCTGGTCCGAGCGAAATAGCCATCCTTGCCGATGAAAGCGCCAATCCAAAGTGGATTGCTGCCGACATGCTTTCACAGGCAGAGCACGATCCCCTTGCCGCTTCCCTTCTCGTGACACCTGATACAAATCTCGCCACCGAAGTCGCCAAGGAACTGAAGTCTCAGTGTGCAGCTCTTCCGCGTGGTGAAATTGCCGCTAAATCTCTTGAGGAGTGGGGAGCCATCATCACGGTACCAAGCACAGAGATGGGTGTTGAAATAATCAACAACCTGGCAGCAGAGCACCTTGAGTTGGCAGTGGACGATCCGTGGGCCATCCTCGGCGGCATCCGACATGCCGGCGCGATCTTCATGGGCCACACTTCCCCCGAACCGGTGGGCGACTACTTCGCCGGTCCCAACCACGTTCTGCCGACCCTGCGCACTGTCCGTTTCTCATCCGCCTTGTCCGTCCAGAACTTCTGCAAGAAGTCGAGCGTGATCGCAACAACGCCAGGCTATGTGGCAAAGCACGGGGACAAGATAGCCAGACTGGCCAGACTGGAAGGATTGGAGGCCCACGCTCGCAGCGTGGAGTGCCGTAACAAATAGTTTTCACCGGCCGAGCCGGGATATATCATTATATAAGCACCTATCATAATGGAGAGAGAAACATGACAGCCGTACTTGAAACAAACATCACCGAGTACCCTCTGGTCTCAAAGGGCAAAGTTCGCGACATCTACGAAATTGATGACACGACGTTGCTTCTGGTCACGACTGATCGCATTTCCGCTTTTGATGTGGTCATGCCTGACCCGATCAAGGACAAGGGCAAAGTCCTCAACCAGATCACCCTGTTCTGGATGGATATGATCAAGGACCTGACCCCCAACCACATCCTTGCCACCAATGTGGATGACTACCCAGAGCCGCTGCACAAATACAAAGAGCAGTTGCAGGATCGCTCTGTCCTCGTCAAAAAGGCAAAGCCCCTGCCCATCGAATGCATCGTGCGCGGATTCATCACCGGTTCCGGCTGGAAGGATTACCAGAAGACAGGTGAAGTGTGCGGACACAAGCTCCCGGCCAACCTGCAGGAATCCGAAATGCTGGAAAAGCCGCTTTTCACACCGTCCACCAAAGCCGATATCGGCGATCACGACGAGAACATCACTCTTGATGCAGCCGCCGATCTCATCGGTGAAGAGATGATGCGCAAGGTAGAGAAGCTGGCTCTTGATATTTACATCCGTGCTCGCGACTACGCCAAGGAACGAGGCATCCTCATCGCGGATACCAAGTTCGAATTCGGTATGCTCGGTGACGAGTTGATCCTCATCGACGAAGTCCTGACACCTGATTCTTCCCGCTTCTGGCCCATGGAAGGATACGCCCCAGGCCAGTCTCAGCCCAGCTTCGACAAGCAGTACTTCCGCGACTGGCTCGTCGAAATCGGCTTCAACAAACAGCCGCCGGCACCGAACGTACCGGAAAACATCGCTGAACAGACTCGCGCCAAGTACCTGGAAGCATACAAGTTGCTGACCGGTAGCGAACTGGAAGTTTAAGGAGGCACCATGCTGGAGTGGTTACAACTCATCGGACTGATTATTCTCGGCGTTGTCGTCGGGAATATGATCCGTCGCAAATTCGGCAACGGAGGCGGTTGAGGCCCCTCCAGCAGATGCGACTGGACGTCGAAAGAAAAAAGTGATCAAGATAAATAGTTGACCAAGAGAGCGGATGCCCGACTTGACAGGTGCATCTATTCCATCTAATAAAGCTCTCTTGCCTTGCTCTCCCCTATGCGGGGGAAGGGCCAATGACCAAAAGGAGATTTAAAAATGGTTAACAATTACGAGACGCTCGTTCTTCTGTCTCCAGAGTTGGCTGAGGAAAACAGGAAGGAAATCCTGGATAACCTCACCAGCATCGTGGAACGTGAAGGCGGCAAAATGGTTGAGACCGATGATTGGGGCATGCGCCTGCTGGCCTACCCGGTCCAGAAACAGACCCGCGGTTACTACGTCCGTCTGGTCTACGATGCCCCCGGTGCGCTGGTGGCTGAGCTGGAACGCAACATCCGCTTCACCGACGGCATCTTCAAGTTCATGACCGTCAAACTGGCTGCCTAGGAGGTCCTACCATGGCATTTCGCAAAAAATTCACCCCTCGGAAGAAGTTCTGCCGCTTCTGTGCGGACAAAGAACTCCCCATGGATTACAAGCGCCCGGACATCCTGCGCGACTTCGTTACCGAACGCGGCAAGATCATTGCCCGTCGTATCACCGGCACCTGTGCTAAGCACCAGCGTAGCCTGACCAACGAAATCAAACGCGCTCGTCAGATGGCCCTCCTTTTCTACACCACCGTTCACAGCACTGATGTGAAAAAGCGTAGCTCCATGTAAGGGAGGAGACCAAATGAAACTTATCCTTCGCGCTGATGTTGACTCTTTGGGTCGACTCGGAGACATCGTTACCGTCAAGCCCGGCTATGGTCGCAACTTCCTGATTCCTCAGGGAATGGCCAAACCCGCCACCAAAGCTAACCTTAAGGCCTTCGAACTCGAACGCCGCAAACTTCAGGAGCAGGCTGATTCCCTGCGCGCCCAGGCCGAAGGTCTGGCTGAAAAGATCGCAGCCACTCCGGTTGAGATCGAAGTTCGCGTCGGTGAAGGCGACAAACTCTACGGTTCCGTTACCACCGCCAACATTGGTGATGCAATGGAAGCCGCTGGTGTTAACATTGATCGTCGCAAGATCATTCTCGGCGACCCCATTCGCTCCCTGGGCGAATTCGACATCGAAATCAAGCTGCACCCGGACGTACGTGCCGAGCTGAAGCTGAATGTTGTCCGCCACGGCGGTCCTGTCGAAGAAGAGGTTGTCGTTGAAGAAGAGACTGTTGAAGCTGAAGCCGTCACGGAATCCGTAGATGCCGCAGATGCCGAAGCAGCAGAGGCCTAAATCAGGCCCATACGCCTCTAATCCGGAAGAGGCCCTTGAAAGGGCCTCTTCCGCTCTCTTACGTAAAGTCCCCCCCCAGAATCTGGAAGCGGAACAAGCCGTTATCGGCTCCGTATTCCAATCGAACACCATGTTCCACGAACTCGTGGATCTGGTGAATCCTGACGACTTCTATTCGCCGGCCCATCGCTCCATTTTTCAGGCGTTCATTGATCTGTACAACAGTCAAAAGCCCATCGATCTCGTTACGGTCAAAGACCTGCTTGAGACCAACGGTACCCTTGAAACTATTGGCGGCCCTGTTTATCTCTTCGAATTGGCCGATTCCGTTGTCAGCTCTGCCAACAGCCTCCACCATGCCAAGATCGTTCGCGATAAGTCCATCCTGCGCAAGCTGATCGATGCGTCTTCAAGCATCATCACGAACTGCTATGAAGCTGCCGATGTGGACCAACTACTTGGTGAGTCGGAAAAAGAAATTTTCAATATTGCGCAGGCCAAGACCGCAGCCAACCAGTTGGACTCCAAGCGCCTACTGGACCGCGTCTTTGAAGACCTGACGAAAAAGTACGAGCAGAAGTCATCCATCACCGGTATTGCCACGCACTACCACGACTTCGACAACATGACTGCCGGTTTGCAGAACTCCGACCTCATCATCATGGCCGGTCGTCCTTCCATGGGTAAGACCGCGTTCGCACTGAACGTCGCTCTTCGTGCAGCAGTCCGCTCTGAAGCACCAACCGTTGTATTCTCTCTTGAGATGAGCATGGAACAGCTCATGACTCGTCTGCTGGCGGTACAGGCACATGTCGGCCTGCAGAACCTCCGTACCGGGTATCTCGAAGACTCTGACTGGCAAAAGCTGTATCAGGCAGGCGACGTCCTTTCGCAAGCACCTATTTTCATTGATGATACACCTGCACTTTCCACCTTGGAACTCCAGGCACGCTGTCGACGCCTCAAAGCCGAACACAATCTCGGTCTGATCATCATTGACTATTTGCAGCTCATGCGTGCTTCCGGTCGTGTCGATTCACGCGAACAGGAAATTTCCGAAATTTCCCGATCGCTCAAGGCCCTTGCCAAGGAACTGAACGTACCGGTCATCGCCCTTTCGCAGCTCAACCGTAAGGTTGAAGAACGTACCGACAAGCGCCCGATGATGTCTGACCTTCGTGAGTCAGGCGCCATCGAGCAGGATGCTGATATCATCATATTCCTGTATCGTGATGCCGCCTACAACAAAGCCGAAGACAATCCGCTCAAGAACCATGCGGAAATCATCATCGCCAAACAGCGTAACGGCCCGGTCGGCAAGTGCGAGCTCTTTTTCAAGAAGGAATTCACCCTTTTCGAAAACATGGATGTCACGCCGTATCCGTCCGAATTGCCCGAGGGCATGTAACTTCCAGACGCCCGCACGACATCACCCTTTCCTTTCGATCAGTACTATTCCATACAAAGGTTTGAATTTTTCAGTCGGAAGAAGTAAATGGTGTGTTCCACCGCTTCTAACCTTTAGCACCGAGCTGTCATGTACTACGATAAAGCAGAAAACATGGATCGCGCCAGCCTGGAATCACTTCAGCTTGAGCGCCTGAAATCGACCCTTGAAAACGCCAAGAATGCGCCGTTTTACAAGGAACAGTTGGCCGGAATCAATCCGGAGGACCTCCAGTCGGCGGCAGATATCACCAAACTGCCGTTTACGACCAAGGACGATCTGCGCAGCCAGTATCCGTATGGCATGCTCACCCGCTCAAAGGATGAATTTGTTCGGCTGCACGCGTCGTCCGGTACCACCGGTACCCCGACAGCAGTTTTCTATACGCAAAAGGATCTCGACACCTGGGCTGATCTGATGGCTCGCTGCATGTACGCATGTGGCTGCCGCAAGTCGGATGTTCTGCAAAATATGTCCGGCTACGGTCTTTTCACCGGTGGCCTGGGTATCCATTACGGCTCTGAGCGACTGGGAATGCTCACGGTCCCAGCCGGTGCCGGTAATACCAAGCGCCAGATCAAGCTGATTCGCGACTTCAATGTCAGCGTTCTGCATATCATTCCGTCTTTTGCTCTCTATTTCGCGCAAAAGGTTGAAGAAGC from Pseudodesulfovibrio profundus encodes the following:
- a CDS encoding phosphoribosylaminoimidazolesuccinocarboxamide synthase, with amino-acid sequence MTAVLETNITEYPLVSKGKVRDIYEIDDTTLLLVTTDRISAFDVVMPDPIKDKGKVLNQITLFWMDMIKDLTPNHILATNVDDYPEPLHKYKEQLQDRSVLVKKAKPLPIECIVRGFITGSGWKDYQKTGEVCGHKLPANLQESEMLEKPLFTPSTKADIGDHDENITLDAAADLIGEEMMRKVEKLALDIYIRARDYAKERGILIADTKFEFGMLGDELILIDEVLTPDSSRFWPMEGYAPGQSQPSFDKQYFRDWLVEIGFNKQPPAPNVPENIAEQTRAKYLEAYKLLTGSELEV
- a CDS encoding UbiX family flavin prenyltransferase, which encodes MNKKRIILAVTGASGSIYAIRLAKALGNMDNVELHVIVSDAAVQVLTLETDESIEAITGNAHAVHHAANIAAPPASGSWQHDGMIICPCSMASLSAVATGFGHNLIHRAADVALKEGKPLVLVPRETPLSTIHLNNMLTARQAGATIVPASPGFYHGPKTIEDLADQLAGKILDQLDIPHTLYKRWGEQED
- a CDS encoding outer membrane homotrimeric porin; the protein is MKRLIMLAVLCAFVLGASAASAADLKVSGAFVTDAAWMGGWDFDDEADSSAFDLKTRMDLVFQVVASEDLKAVFYTRTDALWGQDEFAAGATDAAIGVRRVYLDFNYAGVNFKTGFLPVTLPNEVGGSLILDEEVTAVVASGAFTENVDYMGAYIRVDSEAGDTNLTSNAQFDVYAAALPVTFDGFGMTPFVAYGNIGDNNSITDPDGDDETAGLEDASAYWLGTTYAVNAFDPIVVKGDINYGNLDADGEANDASGWAFTLDVAYTGMDMMTPEAYFVYTSGEDDDTTDGSERLPQIDPDWAIGTFFFGGDYFLQGSIDEEVLGFWALGAQLNDIASFAEGLTHQAIVIYAQGTNDEDWAKTQDFDGRTLSEEDSLIELDFNTYYKLMDELTVGLELGYLNLDADKDVWGEDGGSAYKVSTGIAYAF
- a CDS encoding bacteriohemerythrin, which produces MGLIDWDETMSVGVEEIDIQHRQLILLVNESYEALQRHDEDKIPALLEKMKEYAAVHFETEESYMKRNNYPGLEAHKLKHVRFKKDVEEFQQKKYEKTNLSKLFVYLSRWLTRHIMDEDKRYTVYMRSKA
- the rplI gene encoding 50S ribosomal protein L9; translation: MKLILRADVDSLGRLGDIVTVKPGYGRNFLIPQGMAKPATKANLKAFELERRKLQEQADSLRAQAEGLAEKIAATPVEIEVRVGEGDKLYGSVTTANIGDAMEAAGVNIDRRKIILGDPIRSLGEFDIEIKLHPDVRAELKLNVVRHGGPVEEEVVVEEETVEAEAVTESVDAADAEAAEA
- the hisD gene encoding histidinol dehydrogenase; amino-acid sequence: MPCRKLTYDTSADWAPIADWLEKRKDPDTKVDGIVRDILENVRLNGDSAIAEYTCKFDCESFTADRLKVPTEAISAALEAIPQSDVAILEEAIDRIRTFHANQKEKSWWTTSDDGTILGQMVRPVDRVGLYVPGGQGGETPLISSLIMNAIPAQVAGVESIAVTSPPRADGTLNPYILATAALLGLDELYLAGSAWAIAALAYGTETIQPCDVLAGPGNIFVATAKAQLIGQIGIDMVAGPSEIAILADESANPKWIAADMLSQAEHDPLAASLLVTPDTNLATEVAKELKSQCAALPRGEIAAKSLEEWGAIITVPSTEMGVEIINNLAAEHLELAVDDPWAILGGIRHAGAIFMGHTSPEPVGDYFAGPNHVLPTLRTVRFSSALSVQNFCKKSSVIATTPGYVAKHGDKIARLARLEGLEAHARSVECRNK
- the rpsF gene encoding 30S ribosomal protein S6 encodes the protein MVNNYETLVLLSPELAEENRKEILDNLTSIVEREGGKMVETDDWGMRLLAYPVQKQTRGYYVRLVYDAPGALVAELERNIRFTDGIFKFMTVKLAA
- the rpsR gene encoding 30S ribosomal protein S18, encoding MAFRKKFTPRKKFCRFCADKELPMDYKRPDILRDFVTERGKIIARRITGTCAKHQRSLTNEIKRARQMALLFYTTVHSTDVKKRSSM
- a CDS encoding metal-dependent hydrolase — its product is MELTWFGHSNFRLKAGDATILIDPFFVGNPSSPTTYKEIEECDLILVTHDHADHIGQTLELAVKHDAEVVAIFDIIQSLLPMGLPEHLGVGMNIGGTVERCGISIKMVQALHSSVNGVPVGFILTLPDGTCIYNSGDTGLFGDMELFAKFHDIDIAMLPIGGRFTMDAQEAAYACSLLKCDTLIPMHWGTWPILDKNTKAMREQLALYAPDTRMKEVPIGEPVTL
- the dnaB gene encoding replicative DNA helicase, with translation MPKQQRPKSGPYASNPEEALERASSALLRKVPPQNLEAEQAVIGSVFQSNTMFHELVDLVNPDDFYSPAHRSIFQAFIDLYNSQKPIDLVTVKDLLETNGTLETIGGPVYLFELADSVVSSANSLHHAKIVRDKSILRKLIDASSSIITNCYEAADVDQLLGESEKEIFNIAQAKTAANQLDSKRLLDRVFEDLTKKYEQKSSITGIATHYHDFDNMTAGLQNSDLIIMAGRPSMGKTAFALNVALRAAVRSEAPTVVFSLEMSMEQLMTRLLAVQAHVGLQNLRTGYLEDSDWQKLYQAGDVLSQAPIFIDDTPALSTLELQARCRRLKAEHNLGLIIIDYLQLMRASGRVDSREQEISEISRSLKALAKELNVPVIALSQLNRKVEERTDKRPMMSDLRESGAIEQDADIIIFLYRDAAYNKAEDNPLKNHAEIIIAKQRNGPVGKCELFFKKEFTLFENMDVTPYPSELPEGM
- the uvrC gene encoding excinuclease ABC subunit UvrC, encoding MSTQFKFFAADYPDTPGVYLMKNDRGTIIYVGKAKRLRRRLASYFQKSTGHTPKTKALVAKVRKVDVLLTATEKEALLLESGLIKKHRPRYNVVLKDDKQYVLFKLDKQSRFPRLTVTRKVLRDGAVYFGPFTSGAAARSTRKLLGKVFPLRKCSDHAFNNRVRPCLYYDIHQCLGPCVLDVDRDLYNDYVRRVEMLLSGKSSELVSTLEKRMEAASKDLAFEKAAELRDQIRAIKKTVEGQVAVIHDNRDRDIVGLAQTDDGLGLGLLFVRQGRLLDQKQFFWPGLTLEEGPEVVQSFLLQFYGKGRFIPSVIVAPHDVEETLLSEVLAERRNAPVRIAPPRSSQEKKLLELARAVAFQAKEKKDTISVRLMKKLKLGVEPFRIECVDASHLGGKDMRVGQVVFEDGRRNKEASRIYSFPELEGSSDDYAALGAWAKRRVESGPPWPDLVLIDGGRGQLSAVEAALTECVDDMCWELAAIAKGPSRRAGELDDLIFRPGRKNPMPLKGGSPELLFLQMVRDTAHRFVLGKQRRSRKKTVLNSQLTSLSGVGPKTARLLWDRFGSLASMTGASLAEIRELPGVGKKKAEQIHSALQSLRH